The genomic stretch actcaaataaaaatagactAGAGGTCGGACGAAAAGTATTGAAAGTACAAAAAGGATATAAAGCCCATTTAGTTTtgctattatcgattattaaacTTTGCTTACCTCGTGAaagacgatatatatatatattaaacgatatatgtaatatacgatatatatatatatatatatatatatatatatatatatattgtatattacaaagatattaaattattatataatatgtaacatCTCTTTACGTAAAAggtgaaaaattattacaatattaatttatacacCTTATGATAATCTACACTTTTTatagaacaaaattaaaaatttatattgtaatatttataaaaacatatttttaaacaaagttTATGAACAGTGATCCCTTTTTAAAGTAAATTTGTTGTCACAAATTACatgttcgataataaatacacCATTCACATTCTACGACACGTACGtcgttttacaaaaattattcataatttttatacacttattattactactcaTATAATAAaccatatatgtatgttagcaattattttttcttttattgtatgtatattttgtaaCGCTATtatcaaaacaataataaattaatgataatgatttaaatcgatgaatttctaatattctacgtacatacgtgtgATAAACAAGTTTGATGAGACAATTAAATGGAAGCAATTAACTTTAAATCACAAGAAAGAAACGACTATCGTTGAAAGAGGCGCCTGAAATCTCGATGAGAATATAACGagttttaaagagaaaatggcGGCCGATATATCGAAGCGGGAGTTAGTTAATCGAGAATCGCGGAGAGTCGACTGGAGGCCAGTCGATCGTAGATCGTTGCGCGTGTGTGATGTACACTATCGCGTAAGGAGTAACTTTATTTACCAATTTAGAGTGCCGATGTGCGGTGAGAAGCGTTAAATGTTCGTGGAAAATGTCGAATCCCGGCGGTAGCAGGAGGAACGGGGCCATGAAGATTCGTTTGACGAGTGAGTGAAGGACGAGAAAGGGCAAAGCCTATGATACGACGATGTCGTGTACCTCGATAAAGGAGAAGGAGCGTGAAAGTTGGCCGGACGACTTGCACGCGACTcgatccttctttcttttttcctacatcatccttccttccttccttacttacttacttacttcctTCCTaccgtttttcttcttccttctttagtCGTTCGCTCACTTTTAAACTTATCTAGGCACACGTAAGATTTATTACCGTCTTTAATTCTCTCTTACGCGTTTCATTTTCTATCCGAtacgaaaatttaattttacttcgACAAACTGATGAGCTCAGACGCGAGCGCGATCGTGAAATGTCAAAATACTATATCTCGGCTATTCTCTCATTCGTTTTCTCGTCCTCGTCTACCCCACCAAAAACTCCTATATCTCGTCACGACAATTTTCATCCTTTTGGTTATGGCAACTCCCTGACAGAGGTCAAGACCCCACGGATAGGCGCGCTCCGGGAGGGCTTCTTCTCGAGGACGTTCGTTTCCGACcgttctttctatctcctctCAATTTAATTACTTCGCTTACTCTCCCTCATTGCTCTCCCCTCTTATGGATGTAACACCGATTGAAGCGATCTGCAAATTGAAGGGAATTACGATCTTCTTAATGCTACTTCACCATTACCCGCtacttttaatctttttcaaaatcatatccaattttaatttaatttaattgtcaTTTGTTGTTTCCATTTGTgtcttttgttatattaataagataaaagatatgCTTCAATTGAAACCAAATGTAACGTGTATAAAGCATATAATGTATGATATTAGAATGTATTTTcctatatcgataaaaaattcaacaaCCATGATATAATACACTGTTTATCAATGCAGTTTAATTGATTCTTTGAACTCtaagaatcttttttcttatcattcatttatcgcttcttttacaatgttttgatatgaaataatatttcatgtaCTTGTTAATAAATTACTAATACTCATGTACTTGTAATACCATAAAAAATATGGTTCATAATGAAGAActttaaaagaattttgactgccatttaaataataattttcatatattttcagTTTTATGTGCCCGTAATCTTGCCAGAAAAGATCTATTTCGTGagtatttgttatttttttacatttacttTATGTTTCACAAAGTATTTTGATTAAGATTAGAATCTGTTTTTAGGCCTACCTGATCCCTTTGCTAAAATAACCGTCGATGGTTCTGGTCAGTGTCACAGTACAGACACTTGCAAAGCTACATTAGCCCCTAAATGGAATCAGCACTatgatttgtaaatattttttatcataaattcaattacatttatctatctctctatgtgtatattatataagaaaaatatatatttatagatatatcggGAAAAATGATGGTATTACAATATCAGTGTGGAATCATAGAAAAATTCATAAGAAACAAGGTGGTGGCTTTCTAGGATGTGTGCGTATATTATCAAACACAATACAAAGATTGAAAGATACTGGTTGTAAGTCCTTTgcattattttgtttgttaatatattagaaCTATCAATAGTACTcgtttaataatgttaataacgataatgttattaaaactAGATTTATCATCTACTTTTAGATCAACGTTTAGACCTTTGCAAAGCTCATTCCGAAGATACAGATGTTGTCAAAGGGCAAATAGTTGTGTCTTTGTTATCTAGAGATGGACATAATGGTGCTGTGAGTAACACAGTTGGCCATAATGCTGTAGTTGATGTTCTTGGTGATTTAAGTTGTCCAACTGACTTACCAGATGGAtgggaagaaagaaggacTCGAAGTggacgattatattatatcaatcatTACACCAGAACAACGCAATGGATTCGTCCAAATACTcggtattgtaattattttaatcataagaattgaaataatttcttttaataatatacttttaatattcacTATTTTTATTAGGCCTAGCAATGCTATTATACCAACTACTCCAGAACCACCACCATTACCTAATTCAGAGCCTACATCTCCCAGTGGCAGCGGTAGTCCACCAAATGTTAGGACAGATAGTCCTACTGTTCTACAAGGCACACCAGAATGGAATGGAGAAGGAGCGTCTAGCAGAACTCCTAGTAGAGATAGTTCAGCTCAAAATACTCCTAGAAATACACCAACTCAACAACAAAATAGGAATCAACAAAGTCAACAACACATAAGAAATACTCCACCATCGTCTGCAATAAGAGATCGGCGACCTGTACGAAGCAATGATGAACAAAATGGAAATCAAAATGCGAACGGGCGTGTAGAACGTTCTAATAATGGTCAACCACGAAGGCCTAATCGAAGCAAcagaaataggaataatgcAGTACTCAGTgctgaaagaagaaacgaaccTCTTCAACCTATGGATTTACCACGAGGATATGGTAAATTAAATtagtatttaatttaaaattaaacgaaaaatcaatttgtattattacatatgtttaagaaatataaacatacaatattttttatagaaatgagGAAAACCCAACAAGGAcaagtatatttttatcacgttCCGACTGGAACATCAACATGGCATGATCCCCGAATACCACGTGATTTACCAGCCAATGAATTGGCAAGTGAACTTGGGCCATTACCTAGTGGATGGGAAATGAGACAGACTCAAAGCGGACGTGTATATTTTGTAGATCATAATAACAGAACAACACAGTTTACAGATCCTCGGCTCTCTAGCCAAATCATAAGTAACCTGTTAAAGTaagttttttatattataagtttttttatatttatatacaacagaacagttatataaataaattatgaattaacgaaatttgatgtttgaattaataatataatacgaaaatataaactggtgatatatctattttattatcagtagGAGACAAAATAACAGCACAAATAATCAGGTTTCTGGAAATCCTAGTAATTCACCTACAACAGCAAGTGAATCAGTAGCAGTGGATACTCTTGTATCATCTGTACCTCAATCTTCCACTAATCAGCAAAGGCCAAGAATTGAAAATGgaagcaataataattcacCAACATGTAAGTTTAAatgatgaattaattatttcatttattttacttacttattattttttttttatagtggAAACCTCAACACCGCAAACGCAGACTGTATCAGATTTGCCAAAAGAACTTATGGAGAGTGAACTTCTTCCAAAATATAAGCGAGATTTGGTAGCTAAATTAAAATGTCTAAGAGCAGAATTAAATGCACTTCAACCACAAAGTGGACACTGTAGATTGGAAGTatcaagaaatgaaatatttgaggTAGATAGAATGTTATTTTCACAATGTgggatatttataaaattgtttaataatatctatataaagttACTTCTGTCTCTTTTAGGAATCTTACAGACTGATTATGAAAATGCGTCCAAAAGACATGCGTAAAAGACTTATGGTTAAATttagaggagaagaaggtcTTGATTATGGTGGAGTAGCACGAGAatggttatatttattatcacatGAAATGTTAAATCCTCAATATGGACTGTTTCAGTATTCAAGAGATGACAATTATACATTACAAATAAATCCAGATTCAGGGATAAATCCCGAACATTTATCATACTTTCATTTTGCTGGtagaattataggaatagCAGTTTTTCACGGGCATCATATAGATGGTGGTTTTACCACTCCATTCTATAAGATGCTACTAAATAAAGCTATTACTCTTAGCGATATAGAAGGAGTTGATCCTGAATTGCATAGAAGTCTTACATGGATGTTGTAAgtaatcaattatattattttgtaaaataatattctgatatttctttttatgttaatAGAGAAAATAGCATAGATGGTGTCTTGGATGCTACATTTTCTGTCGAACATAGCAGTTTCGGGGTCTTGAAAAATCATGAATTAAAACCTGGTGGAAAAGATATACAAGTcacagaagaaaataaaagggaatatGTTcgattatatgtaaattatcgatttatgCGTGGAATCGAACAACAATTTTTGGCATTACAAAAAGGGTTTCATGAGTTGATTCCCCCACCATTATTAAGGCCATTTGACGAACGCGAATTGGAATTAGTTATTGGAGGTTTAGGTACTATTGACATAAATGATTGGAAACTGCATACAAGGTTAAAACATTGTACACCCGAAACACCTGTAGTAAAATGGTTTTGGCAGATAGTAGAATCTTATGGAGAAGAAATGAGAGCAAGATTGCTTCAATTTGTTACTGGCAGTTCGCGAGTTCCATTACAAGGATTTAAGGCTTTACAAGGTAATACTCGATtacatgttaaaaaaaaaaaaaattaaaaaatgttattacaatGAATTGTTTTTTCTGTTAAAATAAAGGCTCAACAGGAGCTTCAGGTCCACGTCTTTTCACAATTCATGCTGTAGATGCACCTAGTGAAAATTTGCCAAAAGCACATACTTGTTTTAATAGGATAGATATTCCACAAAGCTATCCAAGTTATCAGAAAATGTTGGATAAACTTACACAAGCTGTTGAAGAAACTTGTGGATTTGCTGTTGAATAATAAGGTATGTGTATTTGTTATACACTTCCAAATCATCAAAACATTTTCGAGTATTATTAAGGAATctacatattacatatttaaacttacatttaaataaaaataaaaatttatattaatagaaacaaATTCAGCAAAAAATACAGTGACCCTagattaatactaataaaaactGAATATAgtgcaataatattaatgcatACAAATGtttaagtatatttttttaatatttcacagGATTGTTATAAGTTTGCAGATTTCTTATACTGACAAAATTATCTCCAACATACCCCATCACTGcccaatacatacatatatttgtatttaaaacTTTGTTTTCATTATGAATGCACAAATAAGATGATGTTGGAGTATTCATGATATTCTTTCGTACCACAAACATGGACTGAAATtacaatatcttttatttaaaaaattgatacaCATAAAAATAAGTTCGTGCATGTAGTAGTATATAACTGCCTCTTAGAGTTTTCGGTATACTTAATAAGATGagtataaacaaaacaaaaatgcaGGTGTCAATTAATCcctgtatttatatattttttgagtAGCACAAAATTAGAAATGTACAGTCAGATAAATGATagttattgtaaaaaaaaattgttctaatgaatactattataatattagatagTAACAGTGATGGGAAACTAGTATTTAaagttgtattatttatagcGGTCCATGGTGTCTATGGGAAATATGAGTAAAatttgtacatatgtatcagTATAATTATGAGAGCAGTTACGAAGTATTTCTGTCATATATAATTACTAGCAGAGAAAAACATCTTAGTTTAACAATAatgtgaaagaatgaaatacatatatataaaataatgtactTTATAAGTacattaaaaactttgtaatAGAAaccttataaattttcttatttttcagacttaacattttcttttatatttaatataaaagcataaaaaaaaaacacatgtatataaatttgaagtttaataatatgtttttatatcaAGACTTAGCAGTAAAAGtagcatttttattaataattatcatatgtatatataaatatgtaattcaTTTTCTAAACTAAGATATTTTCACTCTGGATTTTTCTGCAATATAAcacttatattaaaaaattgctTAATGCAATTGATAAGAGTTGTTATTGCTGTGCAAATTATGACatgaagattattattattgcttgtTCAAAGGTGGTTAGTACCAAACGATATAACAAGttgtatataatttagtaaagcttaatataaaaataatatagtacCGCATAATGTCTTAATCAGATAGTTGACAAGACATTATAAAATGCGTTTATTCTAGCATATATTGTGTACACTagctttaatttaaaatttaagaaaatagtaaatttataaaaacatcATACATGTGCATCTATTATAATGTGCTTGTATTGATTCTTTTGCTTGTAATCACACACATGCCTGTATCTTATATTGAGATAATGGGGTAGGATATAAAATAaccttttatttatcatacaaACCCTTCGTCTAGATACTAATATTTGACTCGAATATTGTAAAGATATTTAGTATCCAATAGCACTAATGAtcgttttgtattattatattgttatgttCTAATATTATGTGCACATAACTGTGATCAAACATATCATAAAATGAGATTGAATAACGAATggaatatctaaaaaaaatattttacaaaccATGGAAAATTGGTAgattgatttcatttttatataaataattgttttgaTATTTATGTTTTCCTAATCTTACTTCAAAATGAAACGAAGGCATATATATGcctcattaaaattaaaacaaattattatgtattattgaCATTTCTGCAATAGAAAATATCCAATGTTCATATTTAAGTTTTAGCTAAGTTTACAAAGTATTGTTAACATTCCAAAAATCACTGCCTTTCTATTGTACTTGCATACAGATATCAGTGGGAATGGAATGCTAGTAACACTTTATAATATTGGCTAAGAGATATGATTAAAAACTAATATTTGCCAATTTGGTTATTATGGAAgcgtagttattgttatttgtattgATGTTTATGTAAGAGTAGTCACAAAGTTTTATACTTCAAATTTTGATGTTTATTCTAATGAAGGAATAAGTTAATGTTGCAATTCGTAGTAAACCAAATTATAAACAGGaggttaattatttttaaattaacataatgtttaaaaaaaagaaaatggtatAATTCCTTGATTTATTGCAactttaaaattgatatagTATCttacttataattaaatatataaaatatgacaaAAGCAGTAAACGGACAacagaaagataattaaaaaaggtaATCAGATATATGCACCGTTGCAcataatgattttctttttgttaaaataaagGGTACTAAATTTTTAGTTATATGCTATactgttaaaaatatattttttttatatgtgatAATACGGGAgatctttattaaatttttttttttatttagatgaGAAGTAGGCCTTAATAGTGCCTTGCATATAGTTACTGCTTTTGAGAATTTTATagtatcaatatatttttacgaaaagGAAGTGGTGCATTTGAATTTCAAATTTAGATATGAATTTCATTGAGAATAATGCTTGATTCATAACATATCATGAtctttataaagattataaaaatctttgcagagtttattatgattttttaattaatatattgtatacatatactattCACAAGATAaagatacaaataattaaagaactattttaaaaaagagatatgtaTAACACAACAAAAGAATTATCTTTCGATTGCTGTTATGTCAAAATGTACAATAccaaaatcaaatatatataaaaatattttgaaataatattttgaaaaataatcacttagacaaaaagaaatatttagatCAATTTACTTacataattttacaaaatttaagcaaataaaataatattggtattgttcacgtaaaaaaatatatatatattacacgaTTGTTAAATGCTtttaggaaaaataaaaatgatagattTATGAACTTCTTAATGAACATCATGTCTCAAATACAGTTTAAGGTGTTaagaaaatacagaaaataAGACAATATCCTTAAGGAAGATGTAGCATGACGTATTGATGAAaagcattttatttaatacttaGCCTTAACTTCCTAAAAAGATTTCACAAAATGAACATTTAAATCTGTTCATAAGTACGTAAACgcaataaattcatatattatcaatattttgaaatataataatgaacatttttcatagaaaataatacaaagcACGATTGTCAATTGCGCTATTGCAATTTCTGTTCTTgatcaagaaaaatattatataataatttatatattatatatttcattctctATAGTTATCGACATTACACACTTTCTCATTTCCAAGATTGTTCGTTTACGATAGCTAAGTCAATCAGTAAAATTCATGTGGTATTAATTGTCATTTCTTAGTCCGTCGATGGTTCGACTAAACAAGAAGAATGATTAGAAAGCCAATTgtattagaaagagagagaatatatagcactgttaataaattaagaatCGTTTTATATAAGAACGATTTCATATTAGAGTATATCAAACTCAATCCATCGATCTGTCGCTGTTCattgatataatatgtatatttatgaaacAGCACTATTGTTACTAAACGATTATATCTCTTACTATTATCGCGAATGTTGGTGAATCGCTAGTATCATTCTTACGTATAACGTTCGACGGACAACTGTAAAtacatcttttccttttgtattttggatgaaatgtatattttaataaaatatccaaAGGTACGAATTCTCTTAAcgcgtaatttttatttcctattatttctattataattaaacaaaatgtgtgtgtatgtgtgtgtatgtgtatgtatgtatatatgtatatattttagcGTAATCAGTTCTTAGGAATGTAAATAAACGGTAAATTAACAGATAAGATCAATGTAACGTATTCCTCAATCGATCGTGAAGTTAAAAATCACGAACTATAAATAACaaacttttcattattataattaacaaaaatatattttaactgCATCTTTTGAAATGATAAGTTTTCTTAGGAGtgtaaaagataaacaaattaacaaaataGAATCATTGTAAACTACATTTCGACTGATCACAaacttataatttaaaatcacAAGTTATCAAAGATATAAACAACTAACATTGAAATTTAACTTACCTCGAAATCTGATAATAGCTAAATAAATCCAACGTAAGACTTCGTCTAGTCGACATCGAGATTCTCCTAAAAATTATTcacttatttaaataatatatatatatatatatatatatatatatatatacataaattatacataaattcagtaatattatatatttatttgaactCGAGGAATGTATGATATTGAAAGTCTCCAATACATTGCAACATCGTACCTACATAATGTGCAAAAACTTCGATTAGAATTATTTGTAcattaaaattgttcttttgtaatttgttatatacataatcaATTTACAGTATATCGTGGCACACCTAAATTGTCACTCAcacatttttctgtttttaatcaaatatatttattaatcacagtaatataacgttaataaccgtACTAAATTGTATCACTTGAAGATCACGTGGTTATTGTGGATTCAATTAGTAGCCAATCAGATTTGAGCTGCTGTACACTGTTAATTGCGCGGCAACATTTTCCATGTAAACCCTAGatgaatattttctcatttattgCATACGATCAAATTAacatgttttattaaaaatttaatatttaaatctagCACTTGGAACGTTACCCAATGATGAACTATTCAAATGAACATATAAAAGTATGCTCCTTGACTCCTCGTGATAGGCTATAATTCCTACATACTTGTACGAAAGAACTATCtgcatagatattatttttttaacaaaatcgaAAATTAAGTCTATTGGTCTTCTTTTCATGAATATTACGAAGGTTTATCgaacgaaaatttattatcgaatgaaagataataaatcatGATAATCGAGACGGTATaacattcgttcattcgtttaaaTGTTAATTGGTCGTTGATTGAATAAGatacatttgtaatattaaaatagtttGAAAATAATCTATGAACTTCTAAATGTAAGTTACGAgctaatattaatgtaaacaATGAACAGTTCCAAATTtaacttatttttatagtagATACTGTGCTCAGCGATACCTTATTACGTCATACGATTCGGCAGTGTAAATATCTTCACTCTCACCAAAAAGATTAAAATCCCATGGATTTTATGGCtatgatttaaattaattcttttccgAATTATTATGCCTAATCAAGTAAACTTGATATTTCGCAATACTTTTCCTACGATATTTgaatattgattaaaattttatgtatatttataatcataccTCCTGCGATTCTTTATATCAACAAATAACTCacgtcatttaaaaaaaaaaaaaagaaaaaaaaaccttagAAGAATAAACATAACATATTAGAACAACCTATAACACAAactattttcttcaaaaatatattttcaaattattagtTATGTTTATCCAAGATACATTTAATTATGGCTCTTaaatctttgatatattttataggttGGAACATCCAAAAATTTCTCTCattcaaaataaaagattgaatgttatttttttctttttaatctattaaaaattcgTTGTACACGACAgcaaatcaaatttttattaatcttgctcgtcgtaaaataatattttaaaatgcaTGCCTTGCACAGAAAAATCATAAAGTAAATGAAGTATTATATGATGTAAATAAACAGACAtcatttatcgaaaatttcacaacattaagaaaaaaactattccttataatatttttcttcttttttttttttataaaggatACATTGCCAACATCGCACATTGCATTCTCTTCacatttatacatttacaGTACTGTTTATTACAAAGGCATTGTACAAATAAGCaagacaaattaaaaatttaattataatatttgtaatatcttTAGTAactgttattcttatattgCAAGAATTTATCTTACCATTGAGGCGAACCTCTTCAACAATTAAGAGATTAGGTTGATACGCTTATACAGCATTTGTTATGTACAGTCGTGGGTGTACAAAATCTAAGAATCGCGAGCCAGCAATAAAGCAATATCGATTTTAAGAAACTGTTCTTACATTTGTATGTGTATCACTCGTTAAGACGGAAAGATTTTGTTTCTCCTAAGGCAACTGTgccattaaaaatttatgtatatgtacagagctttttattattcatatgaaTTTTGCAATTGGTATAGAATGCACGATACGCACATTTAAGTTTATGACAATCAGTTTATTACAGCTCAGCTATGATCGTATGTGAACAAAAATTATGCTAGAACTGTATTTATGAACATCTGATAA from Vespa crabro chromosome 6, iyVesCrab1.2, whole genome shotgun sequence encodes the following:
- the LOC124424928 gene encoding E3 ubiquitin-protein ligase SMURF2 isoform X1 → MSNPGGSRRNGAMKIRLTILCARNLARKDLFRLPDPFAKITVDGSGQCHSTDTCKATLAPKWNQHYDLYIGKNDGITISVWNHRKIHKKQGGGFLGCVRILSNTIQRLKDTGYQRLDLCKAHSEDTDVVKGQIVVSLLSRDGHNGAVSNTVGHNAVVDVLGDLSCPTDLPDGWEERRTRSGRLYYINHYTRTTQWIRPNTRPSNAIIPTTPEPPPLPNSEPTSPSGSGSPPNVRTDSPTVLQGTPEWNGEGASSRTPSRDSSAQNTPRNTPTQQQNRNQQSQQHIRNTPPSSAIRDRRPVRSNDEQNGNQNANGRVERSNNGQPRRPNRSNRNRNNAVLSAERRNEPLQPMDLPRGYEMRKTQQGQVYFYHVPTGTSTWHDPRIPRDLPANELASELGPLPSGWEMRQTQSGRVYFVDHNNRTTQFTDPRLSSQIISNLLNRRQNNSTNNQVSGNPSNSPTTASESVAVDTLVSSVPQSSTNQQRPRIENGSNNNSPTLETSTPQTQTVSDLPKELMESELLPKYKRDLVAKLKCLRAELNALQPQSGHCRLEVSRNEIFEESYRLIMKMRPKDMRKRLMVKFRGEEGLDYGGVAREWLYLLSHEMLNPQYGLFQYSRDDNYTLQINPDSGINPEHLSYFHFAGRIIGIAVFHGHHIDGGFTTPFYKMLLNKAITLSDIEGVDPELHRSLTWMLENSIDGVLDATFSVEHSSFGVLKNHELKPGGKDIQVTEENKREYVRLYVNYRFMRGIEQQFLALQKGFHELIPPPLLRPFDERELELVIGGLGTIDINDWKLHTRLKHCTPETPVVKWFWQIVESYGEEMRARLLQFVTGSSRVPLQGFKALQGSTGASGPRLFTIHAVDAPSENLPKAHTCFNRIDIPQSYPSYQKMLDKLTQAVEETCGFAVE
- the LOC124424928 gene encoding E3 ubiquitin-protein ligase SMURF2 isoform X2, yielding MSNPGGSRRNGAMKIRLTILCARNLARKDLFRLPDPFAKITVDGSGQCHSTDTCKATLAPKWNQHYDLYIGKNDGITISVWNHRKIHKKQGGGFLGCVRILSNTIQRLKDTGYQRLDLCKAHSEDTDVVKGQIVVSLLSRDGHNGAVSNTVGHNAVVDVLGDLSCPTDLPDGWEERRTRSGRLYYINHYTRTTQWIRPNTRPSNAIIPTTPEPPPLPNSEPTSPSGSGSPPNVRTDSPTVLQGTPEWNGEGASSRTPSRDSSAQNTPRNTPTQQQNRNQQSQQHIRNTPPSSAIRDRRPVRSNDEQNGNQNANGRVERSNNGQPRRPNRSNRNRNNAVLSAERRNEPLQPMDLPRGYEMRKTQQGQVYFYHVPTGTSTWHDPRIPRDLPANELASELGPLPSGWEMRQTQSGRVYFVDHNNRTTQFTDPRLSSQIISNLLKRQNNSTNNQVSGNPSNSPTTASESVAVDTLVSSVPQSSTNQQRPRIENGSNNNSPTLETSTPQTQTVSDLPKELMESELLPKYKRDLVAKLKCLRAELNALQPQSGHCRLEVSRNEIFEESYRLIMKMRPKDMRKRLMVKFRGEEGLDYGGVAREWLYLLSHEMLNPQYGLFQYSRDDNYTLQINPDSGINPEHLSYFHFAGRIIGIAVFHGHHIDGGFTTPFYKMLLNKAITLSDIEGVDPELHRSLTWMLENSIDGVLDATFSVEHSSFGVLKNHELKPGGKDIQVTEENKREYVRLYVNYRFMRGIEQQFLALQKGFHELIPPPLLRPFDERELELVIGGLGTIDINDWKLHTRLKHCTPETPVVKWFWQIVESYGEEMRARLLQFVTGSSRVPLQGFKALQGSTGASGPRLFTIHAVDAPSENLPKAHTCFNRIDIPQSYPSYQKMLDKLTQAVEETCGFAVE